A genomic window from Shewanella vesiculosa includes:
- a CDS encoding LysR family transcriptional regulator: MSRLNYHHLYYFWRVAVVGNLTQVAKDLHISQSALSAQIKQFEHNMNVELFERRARRLNLTVHGHRVLAYADDIFSKGEELESFLRKGSMSEKQHFYWGLNHIIA, from the coding sequence ATGAGTCGTCTTAATTATCATCACCTTTATTATTTTTGGCGTGTCGCGGTTGTAGGCAACCTGACGCAAGTCGCTAAAGACCTGCATATTTCTCAGTCAGCATTGTCGGCACAAATTAAGCAATTTGAACACAACATGAATGTTGAGTTGTTTGAGCGCAGAGCACGACGCCTCAACCTAACGGTCCATGGTCATCGTGTATTGGCTTATGCCGATGATATATTCAGTAAAGGCGAAGAGTTGGAGTCTTTTTTACGCAAAGGCAGTATGAGTGAAAAGCAGCATTTCTATTGGGGTCTTAACCACATTATCGCGTAA
- a CDS encoding putative inorganic carbon transporter subunit DabA: MSIAVKSPLIAQLTDSQQAKLTSAGNNIAPTWPLDKMIAVNPFWQMREQPIEQVSARVSALDRIQCLMPKGYYQHLYAQGDISQHALLLAAEQQEVAMSVDQLEAFLDQADDLTHFHNIADLLDNQRDRYKMAWRDEIIHQISQFCAAYYQQLRPILPCRDSSAQPDLYCHWLEVTGRDRGLSIIMDEPGLLHYFKQLPQDVPTLLAEAVAELGIDDTVIESYAHALLLDINGWASWVAYLRWQGDLQATPSDEMLQLLAIRMAWELVIWRYLKAQQTDSFIHLAALWMREKRPTSASTRAA, from the coding sequence ATGAGTATCGCAGTTAAATCACCTTTGATAGCGCAACTGACTGATAGCCAGCAGGCAAAATTAACTTCCGCGGGTAACAACATTGCCCCTACATGGCCGCTCGATAAAATGATTGCTGTTAATCCATTTTGGCAAATGCGTGAGCAACCGATTGAACAAGTGTCGGCGCGAGTATCGGCACTCGATCGTATTCAGTGTTTAATGCCCAAAGGCTATTATCAGCATTTATATGCACAAGGCGACATTAGCCAGCATGCGTTGTTATTAGCGGCGGAGCAACAAGAGGTTGCAATGTCAGTGGATCAGCTTGAAGCCTTTCTTGATCAAGCCGATGATCTGACTCATTTTCACAATATTGCCGATTTATTAGATAATCAACGCGACCGATACAAAATGGCATGGCGGGATGAAATCATTCATCAAATCAGTCAATTTTGTGCCGCATATTATCAACAGTTGCGGCCCATTTTGCCTTGTCGTGATAGTTCAGCACAGCCAGATCTATACTGTCATTGGCTCGAGGTTACCGGTCGGGATCGCGGCCTGAGTATTATTATGGATGAGCCAGGCTTGCTGCACTATTTCAAGCAATTACCGCAAGATGTACCGACCTTGCTCGCAGAAGCTGTTGCTGAGTTGGGGATTGATGACACTGTAATCGAGTCTTATGCCCATGCATTGTTACTTGATATTAATGGCTGGGCTTCTTGGGTCGCCTATTTGCGCTGGCAAGGCGACTTGCAGGCAACGCCGAGCGATGAAATGCTGCAACTACTGGCAATTCGTATGGCTTGGGAGTTAGTGATTTGGCGTTACTTAAAAGCACAACAAACGGACAGTTTTATTCACTTAGCCGCGCTTTGGATGCGTGAAAAAAGACCAACTTCCGCATCTACTCGCGCAGCATGA
- a CDS encoding efflux RND transporter permease subunit, whose translation MLASVIRFSLTQRIFVLIVALILMLAGARAWFAIPLDAFPDISPTQVKIILKAPGMTPEEIEAQITVPIETELLGIPNQAILRSTTKYAISDITLDFTEGTDIYWARQQVSERLAAVWDSFPEGVSGGVAPMSTPLSEIFMFTLENPNLSLMERRQLLEWEVRPLLRTVAGVADVNILGGYAKSFSINPNPSAMAAAGVSFASLQQAIIDNNHNEGAGKLTIGTDTIIVRAEGRIDNIDELKQLVIKVDDAKVYRLRDLADIQIGHLARYGAVTKDGEEAAEALIIALKNANTAKVVSSIKEKLDQISTTLPEGSVINTFYDRANLINTAIDTISSALFEAVLLVIVLLALFLGNVRAALVVSLSLPLAALTTFLMMDLFDLSANLMSLGGLVIAIGMLVDSSVVVVENMVNLIATKQRLPRLHLIYRATKDVAIPVVSGTVIVMIVFSPLLTLTGLEGKLFTPVAVTIVFAMLSALVLSLTVIPVVASYLVNEKSAQEPKAIEKLKAAYLRSLKSTFNHKKPFMIIAFALLIVSLGLFSLVGKTFMPTLDEGDIILQLEKSPSISLAASIAIDKQIQQTLLAAVPEIKQMVARTGADEMGLDPMGLNETDVFLELAPRDEWRFDTKEQLIEAIRSELLKYPGVNFNFTQPIQMRVSEMLTGSIGDVAIKVFGTDIDTLGQLTAQIEQLVSATAGSIDVKMSMIEGSPFINLTLDNEMARGFGMSTMEFARYLKSQLEGVIVTEVLQGKKRTPVLIANNQGGLSSIHELKNQLLVMPDHSLKRLTDVAKLSYKEGPILIEREQGDRFSVITTNVQGRDIVSFVEELNAKITADIKFPSGYSVSFGGEFENQQRATNNLLLVIPIAIALITLILFTTFGSLAKAGLILANVPFAMMGGIVSLYLSGEYLSVPASVGFIALLGVAVLNGVVMVSYYEQTKHLFSGLLARVEQGAARRLRPILMTATTAMFGLMPLVFASGPGAEIQKPLAIVVIGGLLTSTITTLYLLPILYYWLEKRK comes from the coding sequence ATGCTCGCTTCCGTCATCCGTTTTTCGCTGACTCAGCGCATATTTGTTCTGATTGTCGCGCTGATATTAATGCTCGCTGGTGCTCGCGCTTGGTTTGCTATTCCGCTAGATGCTTTTCCTGATATCTCACCGACTCAGGTTAAGATCATTTTAAAAGCGCCAGGCATGACCCCTGAAGAAATCGAAGCACAAATTACCGTGCCTATCGAAACTGAATTATTGGGGATACCTAATCAGGCTATTTTACGTTCAACCACCAAATATGCCATCAGCGACATTACCCTAGACTTTACTGAAGGAACTGATATCTATTGGGCCAGACAGCAAGTGAGCGAGCGACTTGCCGCAGTGTGGGACAGTTTTCCGGAGGGGGTATCGGGTGGTGTTGCACCTATGAGTACACCATTGAGTGAAATTTTTATGTTCACTCTGGAAAACCCTAATTTATCTCTAATGGAACGCAGACAGCTGCTGGAGTGGGAGGTTCGTCCACTCCTGCGCACCGTTGCTGGAGTGGCCGATGTTAATATTTTAGGCGGTTATGCTAAGAGTTTTAGCATTAATCCTAATCCGTCTGCTATGGCCGCTGCTGGGGTGAGCTTTGCCTCACTTCAACAAGCCATTATTGATAATAACCACAATGAAGGTGCCGGAAAACTCACTATCGGCACTGATACTATTATTGTCCGTGCTGAAGGCCGAATTGATAATATTGATGAGCTAAAGCAACTGGTTATTAAGGTTGATGATGCCAAGGTATACCGCCTTAGAGACTTAGCAGATATTCAGATTGGTCATTTAGCTCGTTATGGCGCAGTAACCAAAGACGGTGAAGAAGCTGCTGAAGCGTTAATTATTGCTCTTAAAAATGCTAACACGGCCAAAGTGGTCAGTAGTATTAAAGAAAAGCTTGATCAAATCAGCACCACATTACCTGAAGGCAGTGTGATTAATACCTTTTATGATCGCGCAAACCTAATTAATACCGCCATCGATACCATTTCGAGTGCATTGTTTGAGGCTGTACTGTTAGTTATTGTGCTACTGGCACTGTTTCTAGGCAACGTCCGCGCCGCTTTGGTGGTGTCGCTGTCTTTGCCTCTCGCGGCATTAACGACCTTTTTAATGATGGACCTATTTGATCTTTCCGCCAACCTTATGAGCTTAGGTGGATTAGTGATCGCCATAGGTATGTTAGTCGACTCTTCCGTGGTGGTGGTTGAAAACATGGTCAACCTGATTGCGACTAAGCAACGGTTACCCCGTTTACACCTTATTTATCGCGCCACGAAAGATGTCGCGATTCCGGTAGTATCGGGCACTGTCATTGTAATGATTGTGTTTTCGCCATTACTGACACTTACAGGGCTGGAGGGCAAACTGTTTACTCCAGTCGCCGTGACGATTGTGTTCGCCATGTTGTCTGCATTGGTGTTATCACTCACCGTTATTCCTGTGGTGGCGTCTTATCTGGTGAATGAAAAGTCTGCCCAAGAACCTAAGGCCATCGAGAAATTAAAAGCCGCGTATCTTCGCAGCCTTAAAAGTACTTTTAACCATAAAAAGCCTTTTATGATCATCGCGTTTGCCTTACTCATCGTCAGTTTAGGCTTGTTTAGCTTAGTGGGTAAAACCTTTATGCCGACCTTAGATGAAGGTGACATTATTTTACAGTTAGAAAAGTCGCCCTCTATCTCGCTTGCTGCCTCTATTGCGATAGATAAGCAAATTCAGCAGACCTTGCTTGCTGCGGTTCCTGAAATTAAGCAGATGGTTGCTCGTACCGGAGCAGATGAAATGGGTTTAGATCCAATGGGCCTCAATGAAACCGATGTGTTTTTAGAACTGGCCCCACGCGATGAGTGGCGATTTGATACTAAAGAGCAATTAATTGAGGCGATTCGCAGCGAGTTGCTTAAGTATCCTGGAGTTAATTTTAACTTTACCCAGCCGATCCAAATGCGCGTTTCGGAAATGCTCACCGGCAGTATTGGTGATGTAGCGATTAAGGTTTTTGGTACCGATATCGATACTCTAGGGCAATTAACCGCGCAAATAGAACAGCTTGTTAGTGCAACGGCTGGCAGTATCGATGTCAAAATGTCGATGATTGAAGGCAGTCCTTTTATTAACTTAACCTTAGACAATGAAATGGCACGTGGATTTGGCATGAGCACCATGGAGTTTGCTCGCTATTTAAAGAGTCAGCTTGAAGGAGTAATTGTTACCGAAGTGCTACAGGGTAAAAAGCGTACTCCAGTTCTGATAGCCAATAATCAAGGTGGCTTAAGCAGCATTCATGAACTGAAAAATCAGTTATTGGTGATGCCAGATCATTCCTTAAAGCGTTTAACTGATGTGGCTAAATTAAGCTATAAAGAAGGACCTATCTTAATTGAACGTGAGCAAGGTGACCGTTTCTCGGTGATCACCACTAACGTTCAAGGGCGCGATATCGTCAGCTTTGTTGAAGAGCTCAACGCGAAAATCACGGCCGATATTAAGTTCCCTAGCGGATACAGTGTCAGCTTTGGTGGCGAGTTTGAAAACCAACAACGTGCGACTAATAATTTACTCTTGGTTATCCCCATTGCAATTGCGTTAATCACGCTGATTTTGTTCACTACCTTTGGATCATTAGCGAAAGCCGGTTTAATCCTCGCCAACGTGCCATTTGCCATGATGGGCGGTATTGTGAGCTTATATTTGTCTGGCGAATATTTGTCGGTACCAGCATCGGTCGGTTTTATCGCCCTGCTTGGCGTCGCGGTACTTAATGGTGTCGTGATGGTGAGTTATTACGAGCAAACCAAGCATCTGTTCAGTGGTTTATTAGCACGAGTAGAACAGGGTGCCGCGAGGCGCTTACGACCCATCTTGATGACTGCCACGACAGCAATGTTTGGCTTAATGCCGTTGGTATTTGCTTCTGGTCCTGGGGCTGAAATCCAAAAACCGTTAGCCATTGTTGTGATTGGTGGCTTGTTAACATCAACCATTACAACACTTTATTTATTACCAATTCTTTATTACTGGCTGGAGAAACGTAAATGA
- a CDS encoding NADH-quinone oxidoreductase subunit L — MNIALSSVFLLCIPITLLLASALSGRLSDRARFNNKSTWLIKLSGLIVVLYITALVVSIVLPSLHADAQYISQSRLSLLMMGLVVFMSVILIAFSRNYMAGEPRSGTYWHWLLNILAAVSVVVISNHLLLFWLGWVSISLALHKLLTFYPERPRAALAAHKKFLLARTAETSLLAAIILLYQQHGSLLISDLLSHFNAVATNDNLQLTTVDHIAAVLIALTALIKCAQLPVHGWLIQVVEAPTPVSALLHAGVINLGGFLLILFAPLFIQSTVAQWLVLIVAGLTTVMAALIMTTRISIKVRLAWSTSAQMGLMLVECALGLFELALLHLLTHSVYKAYAFLNSSSAVYEDMQRRLAPAANPKMIDWIVAGVISSIIVSMAVMVIDYQGVWSVWLLLVLALTMLLAQRHSERLRSSMMPVFLLSILLVISYSGFKWLFGAIIPATSAMHVEALSAVDIVAILLFVSLFVLNWMLRYQPHRPSIHHLHIALFAGLYLDEWLTRLTLQVWPVQLPAPSNNKVLDKATEVEEV; from the coding sequence ATGAATATCGCGTTATCGTCCGTTTTTTTATTATGTATTCCCATTACGTTACTTTTGGCTAGCGCCCTGAGTGGGCGTTTGAGTGACCGTGCGAGGTTTAATAATAAATCTACATGGTTAATTAAGCTCAGCGGTCTTATTGTTGTGCTCTATATTACCGCCTTGGTGGTAAGTATTGTGTTACCGAGTCTTCACGCTGATGCGCAATATATTAGCCAATCACGACTCAGCCTCTTGATGATGGGGCTAGTGGTCTTTATGAGTGTTATTTTAATCGCATTTTCGCGTAATTATATGGCGGGCGAACCTCGTAGCGGCACTTATTGGCACTGGCTACTGAATATTCTCGCGGCAGTGTCTGTGGTAGTGATTAGTAACCATTTATTATTATTCTGGCTCGGTTGGGTATCAATTAGCTTAGCCTTGCATAAGCTTTTAACCTTCTATCCTGAACGCCCTCGCGCGGCGCTGGCGGCACATAAAAAATTCCTCTTAGCACGCACCGCAGAAACCTCGTTATTGGCTGCAATTATATTGTTGTATCAGCAGCACGGCAGCTTATTGATAAGTGATTTACTTAGCCACTTTAATGCGGTGGCCACAAACGACAACTTACAACTAACGACAGTCGATCATATTGCTGCAGTGCTAATTGCACTCACGGCCTTAATTAAATGTGCGCAATTACCGGTACACGGCTGGTTGATACAGGTTGTAGAAGCGCCGACACCGGTAAGTGCTTTACTGCATGCAGGGGTCATTAACCTCGGTGGTTTCTTGCTGATTTTATTTGCGCCCTTGTTTATTCAATCTACTGTCGCGCAGTGGCTAGTGCTAATTGTTGCAGGATTAACCACTGTGATGGCGGCATTAATCATGACCACTCGAATTAGCATCAAAGTGCGTTTAGCTTGGTCTACCAGCGCGCAAATGGGCTTGATGTTAGTTGAATGTGCATTAGGGTTGTTTGAATTAGCCTTACTGCATTTATTAACGCACTCAGTTTACAAAGCCTATGCATTTTTGAATTCAAGCAGTGCGGTTTATGAGGATATGCAAAGGCGTCTTGCGCCAGCGGCCAATCCTAAGATGATAGATTGGATAGTGGCAGGGGTAATTTCAAGCATTATCGTCTCGATGGCAGTGATGGTTATAGACTATCAAGGAGTATGGAGTGTTTGGTTGTTATTGGTATTAGCACTCACCATGTTATTGGCTCAGCGCCACAGTGAGCGACTGCGCAGCAGCATGATGCCCGTTTTCCTCTTAAGCATATTATTAGTGATCAGTTACAGCGGGTTTAAGTGGTTGTTTGGGGCCATCATTCCCGCCACATCAGCCATGCATGTTGAGGCGTTAAGTGCGGTCGATATTGTCGCAATACTGTTATTTGTCAGTTTGTTTGTGCTCAATTGGATGTTGCGTTATCAGCCACATAGACCCTCAATACATCATTTACATATCGCCTTATTTGCCGGTTTATATTTAGATGAATGGCTCACTCGATTGACGTTACAAGTGTGGCCAGTGCAGTTGCCAGCACCCAGCAATAATAAAGTATTAGATAAAGCCACCGAAGTTGAGGAAGTATGA
- a CDS encoding DUF3240 family protein — protein MITEQLLVLIAQNDIKDDIVDTLIELDFLSGFSLGDICGFSREHSHFNIKEQVEGYREFCKFEIMHPVDQQQALLSALALVCKHNPCRYWITPIVHTGTLC, from the coding sequence ATGATCACTGAGCAATTGTTAGTGCTGATCGCTCAAAATGATATCAAGGATGATATCGTCGATACTTTAATCGAGCTGGATTTCTTATCAGGTTTTAGCCTAGGTGATATTTGTGGTTTTAGTCGCGAACATAGCCACTTTAATATTAAGGAACAGGTTGAAGGTTACCGAGAATTTTGTAAATTTGAAATTATGCATCCAGTTGATCAGCAGCAGGCATTATTGAGCGCCCTTGCGCTAGTGTGCAAACATAATCCGTGTCGTTACTGGATCACGCCAATCGTGCATACCGGCACCTTATGTTAG
- a CDS encoding LysR substrate-binding domain-containing protein: MSIKKDPLWQTQLVSRQPLAIVGPKANRINASFPEGYQDMRWVLPGKNTEIRAAFNSFCATWQYQPDVQAEADDMAMLRLLARDSGALVVLPPVVVKDEIEQGILNVYQHLPNVYENFYAITTQRKFVPEVLLALLKQQLDPAFSD; encoded by the coding sequence GTGTCGATAAAAAAAGATCCATTATGGCAAACCCAGTTGGTTTCCAGGCAACCTTTGGCGATTGTGGGCCCCAAAGCTAACCGGATAAACGCCAGTTTCCCGGAAGGTTATCAAGACATGCGCTGGGTTCTACCGGGTAAAAATACTGAAATTAGGGCAGCATTCAATTCCTTTTGCGCGACCTGGCAATATCAACCCGATGTGCAAGCAGAAGCCGATGACATGGCCATGCTGCGTCTTTTAGCCCGCGACAGTGGCGCACTGGTTGTGTTACCTCCAGTGGTTGTTAAAGACGAAATTGAACAGGGGATTTTAAATGTGTATCAGCACTTACCCAATGTTTATGAAAATTTCTATGCCATTACCACCCAACGAAAATTTGTACCTGAGGTGTTATTGGCACTATTGAAGCAGCAGCTTGATCCTGCATTTAGTGATTAA
- a CDS encoding putative inorganic carbon transporter subunit DabA: MKKDQLPHLLAQHEQAQQPLWVWAKAAELSYQHKLNTQLVDAQKHPITAPKLQAAFCIDVRSEVIRRALENQSDDIQTIGFAGFFGLPIEYQPHDSELSRPQLPGLLQPIIRVSEWRDTQAQTDTLNSKARWQTWSQAAPSAFSMVESMGWLYAFKMLKKSFFAKQTHNPVNALTHQKSWILRKNDQLLSLTDKAELAKGILNAMGLSQFSPTVLLVGHGSHTTNNLHAAGLDCGACGGQTGEVNVRVLAQLLNEQDVRKALLDLEVVIPSTTHFVAALHNTTTDHIDCFDTDIDPVLVSWLTAATETAQRERLVHISPELVSSAAELDRFYIQRSNDWSQVRPEWGLVNNAAFIVAPRSWTRNVNLQGRSFLHDYQWQNDADFGVLELIMTAPMVVTNWINMQYNASVSDNVKYGSGNKLLHNAVAGHIGVFEGNGGDLRIGLSMQTLHDGQKWMHQPQRLAVYLAAPREPIEQITAKHDNVRWLVDNQWLYLLRWSDEGVIERYYQGQWLPQTA, from the coding sequence GTGAAAAAAGACCAACTTCCGCATCTACTCGCGCAGCATGAGCAAGCACAACAGCCCCTTTGGGTGTGGGCAAAGGCAGCTGAACTGAGTTATCAACACAAGCTGAACACTCAGTTAGTGGATGCTCAAAAGCACCCTATAACAGCGCCAAAGTTACAGGCCGCATTTTGTATCGACGTTCGTTCAGAGGTCATACGCCGGGCGTTAGAAAATCAGAGTGATGATATCCAAACCATAGGGTTTGCGGGCTTTTTCGGATTACCTATCGAGTATCAACCGCACGACAGTGAATTGTCTCGCCCTCAGTTACCGGGATTGTTACAGCCGATCATACGAGTGTCTGAATGGCGTGATACACAGGCTCAAACCGATACGCTAAATAGCAAGGCTCGTTGGCAAACCTGGTCACAAGCTGCGCCGTCAGCATTTTCTATGGTGGAATCCATGGGCTGGCTCTATGCTTTTAAAATGCTCAAAAAATCATTTTTTGCCAAACAAACCCACAATCCTGTTAATGCACTGACTCATCAAAAAAGCTGGATCTTACGTAAAAATGATCAGCTACTGTCGTTAACCGATAAAGCTGAACTGGCTAAAGGTATCCTAAATGCCATGGGATTAAGCCAATTCTCACCTACGGTATTATTGGTCGGACATGGAAGCCACACCACCAATAATTTACATGCTGCGGGCTTGGATTGTGGTGCCTGTGGCGGTCAAACTGGTGAAGTAAACGTGCGGGTTTTAGCCCAATTATTAAATGAGCAAGATGTACGTAAAGCATTGTTAGATCTAGAGGTTGTAATTCCTAGCACGACCCATTTTGTGGCCGCATTGCATAACACCACCACAGATCATATTGATTGCTTTGATACCGATATCGATCCCGTCCTAGTCTCATGGCTAACAGCTGCTACAGAAACGGCGCAGCGAGAGCGTTTGGTTCACATCTCCCCAGAGTTAGTTAGCAGTGCAGCTGAATTAGATCGATTTTATATTCAGCGCAGTAATGATTGGTCTCAAGTGCGTCCAGAATGGGGTTTGGTAAATAATGCCGCTTTTATTGTGGCGCCTCGATCTTGGACCAGAAATGTCAATCTGCAAGGTCGAAGCTTTTTACATGATTACCAATGGCAAAATGATGCTGACTTTGGCGTTTTAGAATTAATCATGACCGCGCCTATGGTGGTAACCAATTGGATTAATATGCAATATAACGCATCGGTGAGCGATAATGTTAAATACGGTAGTGGTAATAAGTTACTGCATAACGCTGTCGCGGGTCATATTGGTGTATTTGAAGGTAACGGTGGCGATTTACGTATTGGCCTGTCGATGCAAACGCTGCATGATGGCCAAAAATGGATGCATCAACCGCAACGTTTAGCTGTGTATCTCGCTGCACCAAGAGAGCCCATTGAGCAGATCACGGCTAAACATGACAATGTGCGCTGGCTTGTCGATAACCAATGGTTGTATTTACTGCGCTGGTCAGATGAAGGCGTAATTGAACGTTACTATCAGGGGCAGTGGTTACCACAAACGGCTTAA
- a CDS encoding YceK/YidQ family lipoprotein, whose amino-acid sequence MKGFTLILVALCTFSCATIKTIDPPQNHLNISQNGKKSYCEEIPRVYSGVSYNFCLLYGEPSKTVNLGGSVNKVPLIVFDTVFSVVSDTVVLPYTIKMQADKGSLKVN is encoded by the coding sequence ATGAAAGGATTCACACTCATTTTAGTCGCGCTATGTACATTTTCATGTGCAACCATTAAAACCATTGATCCCCCACAAAATCATCTTAATATCTCGCAGAATGGCAAAAAAAGTTATTGTGAAGAGATACCAAGAGTCTATAGCGGTGTTTCGTATAACTTCTGCCTTTTATATGGTGAGCCAAGTAAAACGGTCAATTTAGGTGGCTCAGTTAACAAGGTCCCTCTTATTGTTTTTGATACGGTGTTTTCTGTGGTTTCTGATACCGTCGTTTTACCCTACACCATAAAAATGCAAGCTGACAAAGGCTCACTTAAGGTTAATTAA
- a CDS encoding methyl-accepting chemotaxis protein, translated as MLTKIMLINGLVIFTLAMLLSFLSLPSWLYAFLVAVASVITLLLTQKKPIATDSTDSSQQDQHVANGISKAATRIAIGGAEVSFFIEKLAHAMGLQVKHVQEISQRASNLEQGAQQLLGQSANVRALVEEASTQASSYAEEIKQVDEQQQKLSTEIESTAVLLIELKNKASAISSITDTINKLSDQTNMLALNAAIEAARAGEQGRGFAVVADEVRNLAHKTAEATQGIESLLSEIGQNSIQSVQAMQQVSDMGGKLSSRMNEIYILTKASQESMASAASEMLQMDQTVNFTVDNTNGIGANIEGIGASILKVDTDLIEASDRVLVLSGFAEQIFRHLQHFELSDKHAVIAKVALNAAANVGAIFEQALTKGSLTQAQLFDSNYQPIPNTNPQKFTTGFDRFTDSNLPSIQEAILDNNADIIYAGAVDVRGYFPTHNRKFTQALTGNRERDLAGNRTKRIFDDPTGKRCGSNVESFLLQTYKRDTGEVMHDLSAPIYVNGKHWGGFRIGYKAEN; from the coding sequence ATGCTAACTAAAATAATGTTGATTAATGGTTTAGTGATATTTACCTTAGCAATGCTGCTGAGTTTTTTATCTCTACCTTCATGGCTATATGCATTTTTAGTCGCGGTTGCCTCTGTTATCACCTTACTGCTTACCCAAAAAAAACCTATAGCTACAGATAGCACGGACTCATCTCAACAAGATCAACACGTTGCCAATGGCATAAGTAAAGCCGCCACTCGAATAGCCATTGGCGGAGCCGAAGTATCATTTTTTATTGAAAAACTCGCACACGCAATGGGTTTACAAGTTAAGCATGTTCAAGAAATCTCACAACGCGCCAGCAATTTAGAACAAGGTGCTCAACAACTATTAGGCCAATCAGCCAATGTACGAGCGCTAGTTGAAGAAGCCAGTACACAAGCGTCTAGCTACGCCGAAGAAATAAAGCAAGTGGATGAACAACAACAAAAATTGTCGACTGAAATTGAATCCACCGCAGTATTACTCATCGAACTAAAAAATAAAGCCAGCGCGATCAGCAGCATCACAGATACGATTAATAAACTGTCTGATCAAACTAATATGCTGGCACTCAATGCTGCCATTGAGGCCGCCAGAGCTGGAGAGCAAGGCAGAGGGTTTGCAGTCGTTGCCGATGAAGTGCGCAATTTGGCTCATAAAACGGCCGAAGCAACACAAGGTATTGAGTCATTGCTATCCGAAATTGGTCAAAACAGTATTCAATCAGTACAAGCCATGCAACAAGTCAGTGATATGGGCGGCAAACTGTCTAGTCGGATGAATGAAATTTATATACTCACCAAAGCCAGTCAAGAAAGCATGGCCAGTGCCGCGAGCGAAATGCTGCAAATGGATCAAACCGTGAATTTTACCGTTGATAATACCAATGGTATTGGGGCAAATATTGAAGGCATTGGCGCTTCGATTCTTAAAGTCGATACTGATTTAATTGAAGCTTCAGATAGGGTGCTCGTGCTAAGTGGCTTTGCAGAACAGATATTCCGTCATCTACAACATTTTGAATTATCCGATAAACATGCCGTCATCGCCAAAGTAGCTTTGAATGCTGCGGCCAATGTCGGCGCTATTTTTGAACAAGCCTTAACTAAAGGTTCGCTTACACAAGCGCAATTATTTGATTCAAATTACCAACCCATTCCTAATACCAACCCACAAAAGTTCACCACAGGTTTTGATCGTTTTACCGACTCAAATTTACCGAGTATTCAAGAAGCTATTTTAGATAATAATGCCGATATTATTTATGCTGGTGCGGTGGATGTTAGAGGATATTTCCCCACTCATAACCGCAAATTTACCCAAGCGTTAACCGGAAATCGCGAACGCGATCTTGCCGGTAATCGCACCAAGCGTATTTTTGATGATCCAACAGGTAAACGCTGCGGCAGTAACGTTGAAAGTTTCTTATTGCAAACATATAAACGCGATACCGGCGAAGTGATGCATGATCTCTCTGCCCCAATTTATGTTAACGGTAAACATTGGGGCGGATTTAGAATTGGCTACAAGGCAGAAAATTAA
- a CDS encoding copper resistance protein CopC produces the protein MKIYHGLGLFLSTVLVTNSVVANELTSNDSAVAVEFIMAPASKIKLSFDEIVTLDSLTLNDMDGYGLNLNIQVPKGESKVFSVEIPSLMPTDYVVLWQVHNHDNVAKKGTLKLTIEDDDSYPRPSTKKHKYAILHNKLHH, from the coding sequence ATGAAAATCTACCACGGTTTAGGATTATTCTTATCTACTGTGTTGGTCACAAATAGTGTTGTGGCCAACGAATTAACGTCCAATGATAGCGCTGTGGCGGTTGAGTTTATTATGGCACCGGCGAGTAAAATAAAGCTGTCATTTGATGAAATAGTGACATTAGATTCACTAACGCTTAACGACATGGACGGCTACGGGCTCAATTTAAACATTCAAGTGCCGAAAGGTGAAAGCAAGGTCTTTTCTGTTGAGATACCCTCACTTATGCCGACTGATTATGTTGTTTTATGGCAGGTCCATAATCATGATAACGTCGCTAAAAAGGGAACGCTTAAGCTAACCATTGAAGATGACGATAGCTACCCTCGTCCATCAACCAAAAAACATAAGTACGCTATCCTGCATAACAAATTGCATCATTAA